The following proteins are encoded in a genomic region of Arachis ipaensis cultivar K30076 chromosome B02, Araip1.1, whole genome shotgun sequence:
- the LOC107624925 gene encoding DNA replication licensing factor MCM5-like isoform X2, producing the protein MRQQANETGETTTPIIVRSHVATEEHVKEAIRLFTVSIMDAARSGIHQQISLTPEMENEIKQAETQIKRRIGIGNHISERRLINDLSRMGMNKSIALISSNFGLNLLVEMILDVMNLKKCLTNVFLLTLAMLTTTSGGFVGVNIGTDVSDLLAASNVVAILKAHQITHKSLAIASPSEQ; encoded by the exons ATGAGACAGCAAGCCAATGAAACTGGAGAAACTACTACACCAATTATAGTAAG ATCTCATGTTGCTACTGAGGAGCATGTGAAAGAAGCAATAAGGCTTTTCACTGTGTCTATAATGGATGCTGCTCGGTCTGGAATACACCAACAAATCAGTCTCACACCAGAAATGGAAAATGAAATAAAG CAAGCAGAAACTCAGATAAAGAGAAGAATTGGGATTGGAAACCACATATCAGAAAGAAGGCTTATTAATGACCTCAGCAGAATGGGAATGAACAAATCCATT GCTTTGATTAGCAGTAATTTTGGGTTGAACTTGCTGGTTGAGATGATATTGGATGTGATGAATCTTAAAAAATGCCTGACAAATGTCTTTCTGCTTACACTAGCTATGCTAACCACTACATCAG GTGGATTTGTTGGCGTAAACATTGGAACTGATGTTTCTGACCTGCTGGCTGCTTCAAATGTTGTTGCTATACTAAAGGCCCATCAAATTACTCAT AAATCACTTGCTATTGCCTCACCAAGTGAGCAATAA
- the LOC107624925 gene encoding uncharacterized protein LOC107624925 isoform X3, with protein MDAARSGIHQQISLTPEMENEIKQAETQIKRRIGIGNHISERRLINDLSRMGMNKSIALISSNFGLNLLVEMILDVMNLKKCLTNVFLLTLAMLTTTSGGFVGVNIGTDVSDLLAASNVVAILKAHQITHMFYQTRNHLLLPHQVSNKSTGNHFLQKIMLEYPRHQKQERMSL; from the exons ATGGATGCTGCTCGGTCTGGAATACACCAACAAATCAGTCTCACACCAGAAATGGAAAATGAAATAAAG CAAGCAGAAACTCAGATAAAGAGAAGAATTGGGATTGGAAACCACATATCAGAAAGAAGGCTTATTAATGACCTCAGCAGAATGGGAATGAACAAATCCATT GCTTTGATTAGCAGTAATTTTGGGTTGAACTTGCTGGTTGAGATGATATTGGATGTGATGAATCTTAAAAAATGCCTGACAAATGTCTTTCTGCTTACACTAGCTATGCTAACCACTACATCAG GTGGATTTGTTGGCGTAAACATTGGAACTGATGTTTCTGACCTGCTGGCTGCTTCAAATGTTGTTGCTATACTAAAGGCCCATCAAATTACTCAT ATGTTTTATCAAACCAGAAATCACTTGCTATTGCCTCACCAAGTGAGCAATAAAAGTACAGGAAACCATTTTCTACAGAAGATTATGCTAGAGTATCCACGTCACCAGAAGCAGGAGCGAATGAGTCTTTAG
- the LOC107624925 gene encoding uncharacterized protein LOC107624925 isoform X1, giving the protein MRQQANETGETTTPIIVRSHVATEEHVKEAIRLFTVSIMDAARSGIHQQISLTPEMENEIKQAETQIKRRIGIGNHISERRLINDLSRMGMNKSIALISSNFGLNLLVEMILDVMNLKKCLTNVFLLTLAMLTTTSGGFVGVNIGTDVSDLLAASNVVAILKAHQITHMFYQTRNHLLLPHQVSNKSTGNHFLQKIMLEYPRHQKQERMSL; this is encoded by the exons ATGAGACAGCAAGCCAATGAAACTGGAGAAACTACTACACCAATTATAGTAAG ATCTCATGTTGCTACTGAGGAGCATGTGAAAGAAGCAATAAGGCTTTTCACTGTGTCTATAATGGATGCTGCTCGGTCTGGAATACACCAACAAATCAGTCTCACACCAGAAATGGAAAATGAAATAAAG CAAGCAGAAACTCAGATAAAGAGAAGAATTGGGATTGGAAACCACATATCAGAAAGAAGGCTTATTAATGACCTCAGCAGAATGGGAATGAACAAATCCATT GCTTTGATTAGCAGTAATTTTGGGTTGAACTTGCTGGTTGAGATGATATTGGATGTGATGAATCTTAAAAAATGCCTGACAAATGTCTTTCTGCTTACACTAGCTATGCTAACCACTACATCAG GTGGATTTGTTGGCGTAAACATTGGAACTGATGTTTCTGACCTGCTGGCTGCTTCAAATGTTGTTGCTATACTAAAGGCCCATCAAATTACTCAT ATGTTTTATCAAACCAGAAATCACTTGCTATTGCCTCACCAAGTGAGCAATAAAAGTACAGGAAACCATTTTCTACAGAAGATTATGCTAGAGTATCCACGTCACCAGAAGCAGGAGCGAATGAGTCTTTAG